The sequence atcagtgttatcttgacaatatggacatgatagccttccatgcgttgtccatccagataacataccatatgctggaaaatcacttattgtccacattagtactgcccgcatttgaaagttttctttacacgaaacatcgtatgtttcagcaccttgagcccatagttgttgcaactcatatattagtggctgaagaaacacatcaagtgatctcttaggatgctctggtccgggaacgagaatcgagagaaacaaaaactctcgtcgcaagcacaagtttgggggtaggttgtatggtgtaagaatgactggccatagagaatactgtcttccactcttgccaaacgggctgaaaccatcagtacataatccaaggtagacatttcttctctcatacgcaaagtcgggatactttgattggaaatgcttccacgcttttgcatctgaaggatgtctgatctcaccatctgttgagtgctccgcatgccatctcattggttgcgctgtgcgttcagacagatacagcctctgcaacctttccgtcaaaggcaaataccacatccttttatatggtactggaactcttccactcgtatctttataacgaggcttcccacaaaatttgcatgaaacccgctgttcatccgccctccaataaatcatgcagttgtctctgcatacatctattacctgatacgataaaccaagaccagctacgagtttctgaacctcgtagtatgagccaggagctacattatcttcgggtagaataccttttacataatcagcaatcgcatccacacagtcttcagccaaattataatccgtcttaatgcccatcaatcttgtagcagatgataaagctgaatgaccatctctgcaaccttcgtacaatggttgctttccagcatccaacatatcataaaatctcctagcttcggcattgggtaaatcttcccctctaaaatgatcatttaccatctgctcagtacctacaccgtaatctacatccgttctaattggatcttctaatctaaccgctggctgaggttcgctagtactaccatgttcataatcagtttctccatgatgataccaaattttgtaacttcgtgtaaacccactcaaatatagatgagtccaaacatcccattgtttaataacttttttatttttacaattagagcaaggacatcttaacatacctgtttttgcttccggttgtcggtgaactaaccccatgaattcggttataccttgttggtattcttccgtaagcaatctcgtgttcggatccaaatgaggtcgatcgatccaagaacgaaaataatttgaagaagacatgttttttatgaatcaaattcgtgtgtaaagaaagtgagagggaggatgaagatatggagtgaatgaagaggaagaggggtgcttgtatttatagttgaaatcctgccgacagtccgaggaaattccgacggaattccgatgcaaacggctagttcgtcggaatttcctcggaatttttaaaatcccccaacggctctccaacggctctctaacgtctataatatttcctcggaattcatcggttttttccgaggaatactagtttcctcggtattccgtcggaatattccgacgagatgaattttcctcggaattccgtcggaatattccgaggaaattccgaggaagccaaattttgtgtttcctcggaattgcctcggaaattcctctgTATATTCCGAgtaattcattttccgtcggaacgtccgtcagaataccgctgttttcttgtagtggtggTTAATTATGGTCTAAGCCTGCTCTTAGAGAATTGTCACGGTTTCTAGTCTGATCTTTCCATGCACGTAGCGTTGCTAGCTTTAAATTATTACTCTAGTTCTTACAAACCTTTTTGGTTGCTTCCTTTTCtaacaaaagcaaaaaaaaaagttaatattgtTTGCCAGCTTCTGAAGATTTTTATAGGAAAAATCATTCATCAGCACAACGAATTATATCACATATATGATTTGAGATTCTTATAGAGCAAGCTTTTTTTTTACTAAGAATATGAATTGCATTACAAGAATGATCGCTGTTTGTGTGGTACAAAGATTTTAagcttaagaaaaaaaattaagctaACAGGGAAGAACCATGGcaaaaatgataaaaacatGGTAAAATCCtgaattataacttttttttttgaattataacaGGTATCAAACAGATCAGGTGAACCAGGTCGCTACTGCCTACTCGTTAGCCAGCCACTGACGCAAGAGTCCTTCTTTGAACAAGGTCACCGGTGAAGAGGAGACGCTGTTGTGTAATCTGTTGGAATTAAACGCTCAGGTACTCCTGCTTTTAAACGCTCAGATCACGTGAAAGTACGCCGGATCATTTTTTGCCTCATTAAGAGTACATGAGCACTTTATTCAATCTGTTGTTCCGTTCACACCATATGGGATATAGCAAGGATTACCTAACTCATTAGTCCAAGACAGccccttttcaaaaaaaaaaagaaaattattagtCCAAGACGCTTGAGCTTAGCATAACAATAATTAAAGATAACTtcatatcctactatataaaagctaCTAATTTTGAGGCTTCTTAAGAATGCCACATAGGACAAAATATTCTTCACCAATCAAACTGCCACGTCATCGCGAATGTTTAGATGATGGATCTCGAACCATCCAAACCCATCAAAATAGTCAGCTCATTGTATAACATATAGTTTCCTTTTCTTTAGCCTACTTGCCTCAGACGTCTCCAGCGACTCCAAATCTGTTCGTCTATCCAACTTCACCGGTGTAACTCCTACGACTACAACAATGGCACTTCAATGCTTCATTATAACTCATGAAGTGAAGACTCTTTGTACCTCTCCACATCCCTTCTTTCAATCTCTTGCCCAGTTCCTTAAATTTGTTTTGTCACAAAAAGTTAGTGCATCAGatagtttttgaaattcaaataatactaGGTGCTTTTCTGTACCATGTgcaatgatatattttttaaaagttaaattatatttaaaataaaatttattaatattatatattttattatttttgactaatatttaatataaagttaACTATTTTTGAGACTATAATGTTTGCTATTGTGATCAACACATTTTTACAGTACTCTGTTTGTATCTTCTTTTATTAGTTATCTTcctgttatttttttctttttggtaaaatgatttaaaaaaaaaactgaagctaaaattaatttttttgttcttgatcATTCACGTTATCTTCAAAGTTAATAACATGGCCaacgtaaatgatcgacgttgagatttcagcttttctgatttttactattctaatgtttcaatataatttgaatattctctttgttttataatataatcctactatataaaagctaCTAATTTTGAGGCTTCTTAAGAATGCCACATAGGACAAAATATTCTTCACCAATCAAACTGCCACGTCATCGCGAATGTTTAGATGATGGATCTCGAACCATCCAAACCCATCAAAATAGTCAGCTCATTGTATAACATATAGCTTCCTTTTCTTTAGCCTACTTGCCTCAGACGTCTCCAGCGACTCCAAATATGTTCGTCTATCCAACTTCACCGGTGTAACTCCTACGACTACAACAATGGCACTTCAATGCTTCATTATAACTCATGAAGTGAAGACTCTTTGTACCTCTCCACATCCCTTCTTTCAATCTCTTGCCCAGTTCCTTAAATTTGTTTTGTCACAAAAAGTTAGTGCATCAGatagtttttgaaattcaaataatactaGGTGCTTTTCTGTACCATGTgcaatgatatattttttaaaagttaaattatatttaaaataaaatttattaatattctatattttattatttttgactaatatttaatataaagttaACTATTTTTGAGACTATAATGTTTGCTATTGTGATCAACACATTTTTACAGTACTCTGTTTGTATCTTCTTTTATTAGTTATCTTcctgttatttttttctttttggtaaaatgatttaaaaaaaaactgaagctaaaattaatttttttgttcttgatcATTCACGTTATCTTCAAAGTTAATAACATGGCCaacgtaaatgatcgacgttgagatttcagcttttctgatttttactattctaatgtttcaatataatttgaatattctctttgttttataatataatggtttaaaagtattttttgtttcactatataaattgtttttatatttcaatataactttatatttattagatattgtgtagctaattaaattatgtaaattaatgtgtaattgattaaatttatatattaaatgacagttttctaaagtaataacttttaaatattacatattttaactaaaattgattacattttgaaacagatagagtaatctataaactaactcTATATAAATATGAGGACAAAATTGTAAAATGGTCTCATCTTGAATTTCTCTCATTCTGTGCATTCCTAATTGGTAGGAAATAATCAACATCTAATTTTATGTTACTCTCAGTATATTAAAAATAGTCAAACCGTAAACCAATTAAGGATTATGTAAGAAAGACATAAAGATGTATTtccagttatcacaaatataccagttatcacaaatatagaatcaattgacaacaacttaattatgtccagcgtatgacaacatagaagagtttccataccttctaatattataatatctcactatattattggttaaatcagttttctctagcacaaatactcactccATTCTTAGAGTTTAAGCTTTTCTATctgatgatattagtagtttgatccaaaaaaaaagaagaaacggtcgaactgtacattataattggagaaagaaaacaaacaaaaatcaaccgaagacttttaaggtatatgaaacaaaaattggaaATATCAATTCTCTGCATTTAAAGAATAAtgcaataaaattgtaaaaatacaaaataaaacaaaaaaaatacacagaaagaaagatttagtaaaataaaatcataatataatttccataattgatagtgctcacccacactaaaaagtctaaatttacaacatacacagttttatttacatcttgaaacctattatctaattaaaatgattctaaaaaaagtGCCAGCACGAagagttaaaaaatatactaaaaaatataatacataacgttaaaaatacattatcactgatcactaaaaaatcatgttagtagtaataaaaatgaaatgacaacacatttattaaaaccatataaCGACACGCAAtaaggtgttattaaatatacaaattacaaattaaatatgctcaacgcaaacacacataaaaatgagacatcatatttggatatatttaaataaataattttaaatatattatattcttgataattttaaaattacttaaaaagaaactaaattattaaaaaaaaatatacaaataaaactaaagcaatattttgtaacgttaaaataataaatgaataaaaaatatagtatgttaataagatagattttagattttatagacttctaattcatgtaatattacaaaattcaaaatttgtttattacaattaatattttacattagatatattaaaataatattctagatcgatattcaattgtcagttttcaactattacacgtaaaaaaatattattaagtacgttttttttaaaggaggttttatattttaagtagatTATTAGAGTAATTTTTCTTTTCGtaaatttattcgagatgagattctgatcttttaaactaagataatttgtgttctatacataattatattttttttacataactccaaaatctcggacttgattcttcatattttattagttaattatgttacatataatagaaatatttacttcaaacgaaaaaaaaatcaaatttaaaaattagttatatataatttaatatagaaaaatttacatacaaataaaaatgataaatgtaacaaatttaaatatattatccgcgcgtagcgcggaaaaaaGATCTAGTTAATAGAAAGATCATAGTCAAGTGCTTTGGCGAATAATTCGAACAGGCGAATATTTTCCATTTTGATCACACATTCTATAAAAGCCAATTTTTCTTGGCTTGTATCATATTTTGGTGTGTCGAATCTTAACACATGATTTatgtttatcatttttataactaagaaaaaataaacaatttaaaTTTTCACAAATCCACCAGTATGACAAGAGTAGTTTATCCATGCAGATATAAGTACATGGATGTGGTTATtagttatttacttattttcaTGTTAACAAATAAGATAAAGTAATTTAAATTTGCACAAAAGCCCACCAGTATGACAACATGGACAAGAGTAGTTTATTGATCATGCACATAATTACATGGATGGGTAATTGTTTTCATGTGGTTCAGTGGTTCTCGTACAATCCACCATAATTTGTCTGTATAATGTTAGGTATAGTTTTCTTATCTTAGagcattatttatttttgtctcATTCAAATCatatacatacacacacaaaTGTTTTATAAACAAGCAAAATGTTTTTGGACAAACTATAAGATATGTCTTAGGTTGTTCAACTAGATTTCTCGTACAGTAGGTCAGTAGCTTACTACATCAATTGGTCAAATCAGAGACAATCACGTGAATTCTGATATTTCTAGGTCAAATTCATAGGTTCGGTTCGGCAATAGTGGTGGTATCACCATTATGAAAACACGTGGATCCTAACCGGTCCGGTGCGATCTCAAAACTAACCCCACTTCAAGATCAGATTCTAGACCGAACAATCTTTAAAGGACTGCCCACTCGATTCGAATGATGTGATCCTACTAAGGATTGTTCCTGATAGGCAAAACGTCGGAGACCAGGTTTAGATCTGAATAGTACCGGCTAGGATCCTAGGATTTGACATGGTACCATTAATGAATACCCAAACATCtcaaatatttgattaaaaaaataatccgatttttaaatttaaatttgtttttgaatcaTCTAAAATATTAAGTGCTCATATACAAGAAACATAAAATACTTAAAACACAATACTAAAATTAactacaaaattcaaaattataaattggaaaatatattttaaacatcaaGAGCCactaaagttcaaaaaaaaaaaaaaatctagagcCACTACAGAGGGAGCTAGATGCAGGGGGTGGGcaaaaaacccaaaccgaaccgaaccgaaccaaccaaaccgaagttaaaccgaaccaaaccaaaccgtgcTCTTTATGTAACCCAATTGGTTCATGTTTTACTCAACCCgaacggtttggtttggtttgggtttaaaccgaaccaaaccgaaccaaaccgataatctaatatatatatagtaaaaatatatataatatatatatatatatgtattaacatattgcaaattttagttaaagtttcgtttttcattttttcatagcttccatatcttttaaaaaaattataaatacgattcaaataatactattatatataaaatcatgtagcataagtttttatattcttaCTCTATCGTTTAtgagttgattattttttaataaaactataaaactgatgccttcatattttataaccaaccCGAACTACACCAAACCAAACTAGACCATAATAATGTAAACCGAACTAaatctaaaccaaaccgaactgaaccgaaccgaattaaacccaaaccgaacccaaaccaaagctactttggttttaattggtttgagttttataaaacccaaattacccaaaccaaaccgaacctaaaccgaacccgaaactaaACCGAAATGCCCACCCCTAGATGCAGCTAAACCGGTCGGAAATTTAGATCCGAGTAATTGGGCCACTTCAGTAGAGTTTATAATGGGCCGACCTTGTATTTGGGCCTGAATCTTTTGCCACTTTCAAGAAAGAAACACTCTCACTTAAGAGGAGGGTCCTATGCCTTTATGGAGATCGTCATCTTCATTCTCTCTATAGAGATTGATTGAAGGAGAATGGCGATCAGGAAGCTTCTACTTCTATTGAAACCGGTTGATCTGTACCCATTCCTTGAAACAGATGGTGTCTCGCTCATCAAAAATCATCAGGTATCGCCCTCCTCGTGTCATCTtgattttgaagtttttctaGCCAGATCACGTTTATTTCGTTTCGAATCGAATATGTTCGACGTAATTCCTGAGAGAGCATGACCGTAACGTTTTGATAATGTCGTGAAGAGAAACTCTTGTTGGGTCTTGTGAACTCGTATATGTAATAACGTAAATTACAAATCTTTCTGCTTCCTTCGTGTCCCCTTTGAGAAAAAAAGTTTCCATCTTTGGTTCTCAATGTGAAGACAAGATGTGTTAATTACAAAGAAGATTGTTGActcatgttttgttttttgatgttgttattgttgtttaGGTTCTTCAGTATCTAGAGAGCAGGTGCAAAGTACACAGGGATGCTATAACCTTTTGTCAGGAGATACTAAATAAGAAGCCAGTCGAATGGAAACCCATCTCACGTAATGACTTATCACATCCCATTCGTGATGTTGATATGGTCATCACCGTTGGTGGAGATGGCACCCTCTTGCACGCTAGTCATTTTATAGACGATTCTGTTCATGTTCTTGGAGTCAACTCTGACCCAACACAAGCTCACGAGGTCTTTTAGCCTCTGTTTTTCTCCATGTTCAAGAAATCTCTAGGCCGTATTTAGACGATTTTTGAGGATTATTGTTTAGGTGGGCGTGCGCGTAGACCGATTTTTTGAACGCCTACACAGTTTTTatgcttttctttttaaattgttttagcAAAATAGTTTCATTTTAACCAGATTTTGCCCGATTAGGCAGGCGCCTCGAGGCCATCTAGACTGGTTTTTCTCATATTACCTGATTGGATTTAGCTTTTCGTAAAGAATGTGGAAAGAACCAAGTGTGTTGTTTATAATAACTATAGGTGGAAGAACTAAGTGATCAGTTTGACGCTAGTAGAAGCACTGGTCATCTTTGTGCTGCAACAGTTGATAACTTTGAACAGGTAAGTAAAGCTTTGATAGAGGAATAAGCCTATTTGTTTACTTATCGGTTTTGAACATTCAGCTATTTGTTTCACAGGTACTAGATGACATTTTGTTTGGCAGAGTAGTTCCTTCCAAAGTATCGAGAATATCAGTAAAGTTAAACTCAGAACCTCTTCTTTCACACGCACTTAATGACATTCTGATCGCACACCCATGCCCTGCCGCTGTTTCAAAGTTCTCGTTCAAGTAAGAGTTTCTTAGAATCACAAAGTATACAATTTTTAGACTAATGTTAAGGAAACTAGGCAGTGGTGGTTAGGCGCCTTATAGAGTATTATTGTTTAGGTGGGCGTCTAGGAATGCCTATACCGGTTTGTTAAAAAAATCGTGTTGTTTGCTGAACTATATGGGCAGCGCCGCTGCCTAAAcagatttttagaacactgttTTATACATTAACCTTCTCTAAGTAATTTTATGTACCAATGTTTTCACAACATGCGCAGGAtaaagaacaaagattgtgataCCAATCCAAAGACAGTGAACTGCCGCTCGAGCGGTCTAAGAGTCTGCACAGCAGCTGGGTCAACTGCAGCAATGCTGTCAGCAGGTGGGTTCCTGATGCCTATGTTGTCTCGTGATCTACAGTTTATGGTTAGAGAGCCCATCTCTCCCGGTCCAACCCTTTCTCAAATGCATTCAGCGTTTAAACCGGACCAATTCTTGGATGTTAACTGGTATTCAGACCATGGAACTATCTACATCGACGGTTGTCAGGTTAACTACAACGTGCAGCTCGGCGATACAATCGAGATATCATCTGATGCGCCGGTTTTAAACGTGTTCTTGTCTCAAGGCTTTACTCAGATCAGATCAAGGTACTAGAATGCGTTCATTAAAGTTAAAGAGTTGGTGCATTGAGAGACAGCTTTCAACCCACTTGTCTGTAGATAGTTATGGCAAAGGTTCCTTGGACCGAAAGATTCGTTGATTCTTTGATTCAGTAGCTATCTTTCTTGAACCAAGAACGTGGATGTGTCTGATCCtcttgaataaaaataaattaatcatCTAGAATAATCTCTTTTCTCGTGCAAATTGTTGATTTTGGAGAAAGATCTTTTTCAAACTGGGACCTTATTAATgattggttgattgatttgtttaTGGCTTGCGTAACCATACGTGTTTGAATATAATGTTGACATTATAAGACTGgatatttttctttgtaaaaaTTTCGTTATCATCCCATAATTATAGTATTTATATTATGTAGATTGTATAATGCAAACGGTAGATATTCTGAGCATGAGTACAAGAAAATTCAAGTGATGCAGAGATGTGTTTACTCTGCAAGTTACAGCTAAGATGGTCTCCTGCAATTAAGACACATGTACTTAGACTGCCACGTGTACTCCCAGTGTTCACTCATCAGTCTAAAAAATATCCCCTAGACTCcttcatattttcttttctacCCCACCGCTTATATACTGTGCTTAGACACCCAccactatttattattttattaatctattaatttatatgaTACTTTTCCTCAAAGGCCAACGACTAATCTAGAATTCGAATgtacaaattattatttttattttcaaaatgggATCTTATTAATGATTGGTTGATTAAGATTCTCACTGTTGATTAATTTGTTTATGGCTTGTGTAAGCATACGTGTATGAATATAATCTTGatattgtaaaattatttttctttagaatccaaataaacattttttttaatcaggaagttataaataaattcattttGACCAGAAAAATATTTATCAGAAAATTCTCATACAGACAAATTGGTAGAACGTAAGAGTTTCTTAAAACCATAAACCTCAAAGTCTTGAGGAGACAAATCAAGTCTCCGACAGCGATCCACAAGCGAAACAACAAAATCAAAGAAACGAAAGGATAAGTTTCGTTTTCTCAAGATTTGAATCTTTGGTTTTTTGGATGAAGATACAGTGCAACGTCTGCGAGGCGGCGGAAGCGGCGGTGCTATGTTGCGCCGATGAAGCTGCGTTGTGTTGGGCTTGCGATGAGAAAATTCACGCCGCTAATAAACTCGCTGAAAAACACCAGAGAGTCCCTCTCTCTGTCTCTTCCTCTTCCATACCCAAATGCGACATTTGTCAGGTCTGAACTCATCTCTCTTGCATCTCAAAAGTTTTGAGGCTTTAAGCTCTGACATAAAAGTTTGTCTGAGTTTTTGGCTTTTGTTATAAAAAGTTTGAACCTTTATACGTTTAGAGAGGTCATTGCTCTGTTTAATGTTCTGTTTTATGCTCTGTTTAATGCTCTGTTTCGTGATGTGAACTTGACAGGAAGCTTCTGGATTCTTCTTTTGTCTGCAAGACAGAGCTTTACTATGTCGGAAATGCGATGTGGCAATCCACACTGTGAACCCTCATGTCTCAGCTCACCAGAGGTTTCTTCTGACTGGGATCAGGGTTGGTCTTGAAGCTATAGACACAGGTCCTTCTACAAAATCATCATCACCAGCATCTAATGATGATAAAGCCATGGAGACCAAACAGTTTACATTAACTACATCTGAGCCTCAGAAGATGGACTTTGATCATCATCAGGTGGGTTTACCTGAAACTAAAGTCAGTGATCATGTTTCCACAAAGCTTCCTATTGCAAGCAGTGGATCAGCTACTGGTCAGTGGCAATTAGAGGAGATTTTCGGATTAACTGACTTTGATCAGAGCTATGAATACATGGAGAATAACGGTTCATCATCTAAGGTAAACAATTAGTTATCATTTGTGTGTGTAACAAGCAGTGTTCGTGAAATTATTAGGAGTTAATTAGACGTTTTATATGAGATTATTAACGATTTTTTTAAAGCCTagatcaatttttaaaaaattgtttcgcTTAGGTGCGATTTTCTGCTTTGGTAACAAGTAAAGATTGGTCTTCATTTTGgcattttttatcatttttttttatcaggctGATACTAGTAGACGAGGAGATTCAGACAGTTCTTCCGTGATGAGATCtggagaagaagatggagaagataACAACAACTGCTTGGGAGGTGAGACATCATGGGCAGTTCCACAGATCCATTCTCCACCAACAGCTTCTGGTCTAAACTGGCCTAAACATTTTGACCATCAGTCAGTGTTTGTTCCGGACATATCTTCTTCAACTCCGTACACCGGCTCATCTCCTAACCAGAGGGTTGGGAAGCGGCGGAGGAGACGGTTCTAAAAACTGCAACGACCATCGGCTGGTCTGATAATAGATGTGAACTATTGTACTGTAGGTGTTGGTATGTGACTTGAAGTTGAGTGTTCATATTTggaacaaatatattatatttggtgAAAGATTTGTATTGAGATTACAATAATATGTACATGACATCAGTCTTGTAATCATCAAGTAGCTCATTTTGCTAGCTAAATTCTAAATATGTAGTTACaactttttctttaaaaaaatgagaaaCAGAACCTCTTGATGCAAACTGTGTTAAGTTTCATTTGCTGCCAGAAGCAGGACCAGACCAATGAGGTGGAAGACGGTCAGAAACAGGCAAACTAGTAGGAGATGTCATAGTTTTGACATTGATGTCAAGAGGATACAACCTATACTTAATGTCAAGCACTCTGCAAATCTTGGCAATCTCTTCAACAAGTTGAGATTTTCTAGCCCATCTCTCTCCCATATCTTGATGATTCATTCTATGCGTTGGCCAAACCGCAATCCTCGCACTGTTCAATGACTCCATGTCTTTGAATACTATCATTGGCGCTGGATACCATGTGAAGTATATAAATACTCTCAATGTAACTATCACAGAGAATGCATGTCATAAGTATACAAATATCCATGTATAAGGCTTGTGATATATGCACGATGTACCATGTGATTCTCTGCTAGATGAGGGTGATTTTCTCAGCTGGAGTAGTAATGTGGATGGAGAATTCAATTCCATCACCCATTTCTGGACTCCGATAATAGTTTCCAATGGATTTAGTCCATAGGAGACTGTTAGGGTACACAACTTTCTGGTTATCAAACCTCAAGAACACAGTTGTTAATATGTTCAACACTTCCACAACCATCTGGAG comes from Brassica rapa cultivar Chiifu-401-42 chromosome A02, CAAS_Brap_v3.01, whole genome shotgun sequence and encodes:
- the LOC103853136 gene encoding NADH kinase — its product is MAIRKLLLLLKPVDLYPFLETDGVSLIKNHQVLQYLESRCKVHRDAITFCQEILNKKPVEWKPISRNDLSHPIRDVDMVITVGGDGTLLHASHFIDDSVHVLGVNSDPTQAHEVEELSDQFDASRSTGHLCAATVDNFEQVLDDILFGRVVPSKVSRISVKLNSEPLLSHALNDILIAHPCPAAVSKFSFKIKNKDCDTNPKTVNCRSSGLRVCTAAGSTAAMLSAGGFLMPMLSRDLQFMVREPISPGPTLSQMHSAFKPDQFLDVNWYSDHGTIYIDGCQVNYNVQLGDTIEISSDAPVLNVFLSQGFTQIRSRY
- the LOC103853138 gene encoding B-box zinc finger protein 22 — protein: MKIQCNVCEAAEAAVLCCADEAALCWACDEKIHAANKLAEKHQRVPLSVSSSSIPKCDICQEASGFFFCLQDRALLCRKCDVAIHTVNPHVSAHQRFLLTGIRVGLEAIDTGPSTKSSSPASNDDKAMETKQFTLTTSEPQKMDFDHHQVGLPETKVSDHVSTKLPIASSGSATGQWQLEEIFGLTDFDQSYEYMENNGSSSKADTSRRGDSDSSSVMRSGEEDGEDNNNCLGGETSWAVPQIHSPPTASGLNWPKHFDHQSVFVPDISSSTPYTGSSPNQRVGKRRRRRF